One Campylobacter lari DNA segment encodes these proteins:
- a CDS encoding phosphoethanolamine transferase, with protein MYHKFNSFLNSSFLETVSFTTLSESKEFLLSYFDLKTITILSIFILFSFTFFLIPYNTLFLISDKFHVLYIFKILLFIFCFISIYRKPHKYFIDDFLLYSWFDAIKNLKKNINEYTIELNNLKSELNKEIKNYNITKTKDIEISKIVIIMGESTQRNYMSLYNYSLETTPNLNQLKMQGNLFEFKDVIAPHSHTNQAISKIFTFSNYENQSTPWFKQKNIVNIMKAAGYYTYWISNQESVSTPGNAPEALARLSNKTIFLDKIFTGISLSRDEQIIKELKQIPPKEKEFYILHLQGTHMDYSRRYSNKFKKFNINDLKNNNLDHLNKNKKLTTKQAKIKSHYLNAIYYNDYIINEIINHFKNEETIIFYLSDHGDEVYDFRDFFGHTETIGSRYMAEIPFIIYLSDKLKQKYPNIISQIKKAQNLPFMSDDFLHAFLDIIGLTINDFQKDRSLFSNNFNKERVRIFANKNYDEELKLHNNLEKNKYFFKSPSKIWLHRTNELKKS; from the coding sequence TTGTATCATAAATTTAATTCTTTTTTAAATTCATCATTTTTAGAAACTGTATCATTTACCACACTTTCCGAATCAAAAGAATTTTTATTAAGCTATTTTGATTTAAAAACAATAACTATTCTATCTATCTTTATACTATTTTCATTTACATTTTTTCTAATTCCCTATAATACCTTATTTTTAATTTCAGATAAATTTCATGTTTTATATATTTTTAAAATCTTACTTTTCATTTTTTGTTTTATTTCAATATACAGAAAACCTCATAAATACTTTATTGATGATTTTTTATTATATAGTTGGTTTGATGCTATAAAAAATCTTAAAAAAAATATCAATGAATACACAATAGAACTTAATAATTTAAAAAGTGAACTAAATAAAGAAATAAAAAATTACAATATAACAAAGACAAAAGACATTGAGATATCAAAAATTGTTATAATAATGGGCGAATCAACTCAAAGAAATTATATGAGTCTTTATAATTATAGTTTAGAAACAACTCCAAACTTAAATCAACTAAAAATGCAAGGAAATCTTTTTGAATTTAAAGATGTTATTGCTCCTCACTCTCACACCAACCAAGCAATTTCTAAAATTTTTACTTTTTCTAACTATGAAAATCAATCAACACCTTGGTTTAAACAGAAAAATATTGTAAACATCATGAAAGCAGCTGGATATTATACCTACTGGATAAGCAATCAAGAATCAGTTTCCACTCCTGGCAATGCTCCAGAAGCTTTAGCGAGACTATCAAACAAAACAATATTTTTAGATAAAATTTTTACAGGTATATCATTATCAAGAGATGAGCAAATTATAAAAGAGTTAAAACAAATACCTCCCAAAGAAAAAGAATTTTATATTTTACATCTACAAGGTACCCATATGGACTATAGCAGGCGTTATTCTAATAAATTTAAAAAATTCAATATAAATGATCTTAAAAATAATAATTTAGATCATCTAAATAAGAATAAAAAATTGACTACTAAACAAGCTAAAATAAAATCACATTACTTAAATGCCATTTATTACAATGATTATATTATCAATGAGATTATCAACCATTTTAAAAATGAAGAAACAATTATATTTTATCTTAGTGACCACGGAGATGAAGTATATGATTTTAGAGATTTTTTTGGGCACACAGAAACCATAGGTTCAAGATATATGGCTGAAATACCGTTTATAATCTACCTTAGTGACAAATTAAAACAAAAATATCCAAATATTATATCACAGATAAAGAAAGCTCAAAATCTACCTTTTATGAGTGATGATTTTTTACATGCTTTCTTGGATATAATAGGGTTAACTATAAATGACTTTCAAAAAGATCGTAGTTTGTTCAGCAATAATTTTAATAAAGAAAGAGTTAGAATATTTGCAAATAAAAATTATGATGAAGAGCTTAAACTACACAATAATTTAGAAAAAAATAAATATTTTTTTAAATCTCCAAGTAAGATTTGGCTACATAGAACCAATGAGCTAAAAAAATCTTAG
- a CDS encoding glycosyltransferase family 4 protein, translating to MEATIYALPCIAFDINAVPSDITENEKMDF from the coding sequence TTGGAGGCAACAATCTATGCACTTCCATGTATAGCATTTGATATTAATGCAGTTCCAAGTGATATTACAGAAAATGAAAAAATGGATTTTTAA
- the yibB gene encoding protein YibB encodes MQNEITIVTAFYNIGRTTRSNDQYLSYFDFWSGLKNHVIIYTTEDMKELILEKRKQYYLEGKTTIIVKELNEFDLQTLNKIKETFKNYNQTLHRKNPNNIECISPLYCYLMYLKPFFVCDAIERNLTSENIMWLDFGFNHGDGFFINKEQFNFLLEKQENIIDDKINFFSIKDQEANTIPEIYYNMEPFLIGGLIYGGSRAWSNFKKNLYECMQCFLSFNIVDDDQIMFLWCSRNYPQNYNIVRCYEWFDSLFNFIPNDIKHTILFKRQSSKYYKLIKEKIKNSKDKDFIQKMKLYFEYIYYKFINKKNIKL; translated from the coding sequence ATGCAAAATGAAATTACTATTGTTACAGCTTTTTATAATATTGGTAGAACTACAAGGAGTAATGATCAGTATTTATCTTATTTCGATTTTTGGTCAGGGCTTAAAAATCATGTAATTATTTATACTACAGAAGATATGAAAGAATTGATTTTAGAAAAAAGAAAACAATATTATTTAGAGGGTAAAACCACAATTATTGTAAAAGAATTAAATGAATTTGATCTTCAAACTTTAAACAAAATCAAGGAAACATTTAAGAATTATAATCAAACTTTACATCGTAAAAATCCTAACAATATAGAGTGTATTTCTCCGCTATATTGCTATCTTATGTATTTAAAACCGTTTTTTGTTTGTGATGCAATAGAAAGAAATCTTACAAGCGAAAATATAATGTGGCTTGATTTTGGTTTTAATCATGGAGATGGCTTTTTTATTAACAAAGAGCAGTTTAATTTTTTACTTGAAAAACAAGAAAATATAATAGATGATAAAATCAACTTTTTTTCTATAAAAGATCAAGAAGCAAACACTATTCCTGAAATTTATTACAACATGGAACCATTTTTAATAGGTGGTTTAATATATGGGGGTAGTAGAGCTTGGAGTAATTTTAAAAAAAATTTGTATGAATGCATGCAATGTTTTTTATCGTTTAACATAGTAGATGATGACCAAATTATGTTTTTGTGGTGTTCAAGAAATTATCCACAAAACTATAATATAGTTAGATGCTACGAATGGTTTGACTCATTGTTTAATTTCATACCTAATGATATTAAGCATACTATTTTGTTTAAAAGACAAAGTAGTAAATATTATAAACTTATCAAAGAAAAAATAAAAAACTCCAAGGATAAAGATTTTATACAAAAAATGAAGTTATATTTTGAATATATATATTATAAATTTATAAATAAAAAAAATATAAAGCTGTAA
- a CDS encoding capsular polysaccharide synthesis protein, which translates to MQIYQNNHLLYNNLTKKLSSFIPIKSTRRKLRNHIQYKLEHPKVASYLSKNYVNPFLEGRIPHFDFEKKHHFKNDKIIWQFWYQGKNQASHMIQQCFNSVQNQMKDDYTIIILDKDNIKDYLDFPPFVIEKLENNFFGEKTITFFSDLLRVCLLATYGGIWCDASIFLSSKIPSELCDKDFFTFERSKIKPSKEKLKKFIKSGYFSYGYFNWNDDFKVKMLNSFIISKSHHKNIQAMKDILIYYWSNEKNSNNFYYFTFQIIFELLKEHGFINDTYKNMSDIECHLLQFSAKEKFNSTLWEEIQKQSFLHKLTHFKSIKKDSMIDKIILQS; encoded by the coding sequence ATGCAAATATATCAAAACAACCATTTGCTTTATAATAATCTAACAAAAAAATTAAGCTCATTTATACCCATTAAATCAACAAGAAGAAAATTAAGAAATCATATCCAATATAAGTTAGAACACCCTAAAGTAGCTAGTTATCTTTCAAAAAATTATGTCAATCCTTTTTTAGAAGGGAGAATTCCTCATTTTGATTTTGAAAAAAAACATCATTTTAAAAACGATAAAATTATTTGGCAATTTTGGTATCAAGGTAAAAATCAAGCTTCACATATGATACAACAATGTTTCAATTCAGTGCAAAATCAAATGAAAGATGACTACACAATCATCATTTTAGATAAAGATAATATAAAAGATTACCTTGATTTTCCACCATTTGTTATAGAAAAATTAGAAAATAATTTTTTTGGAGAAAAAACTATAACTTTTTTTTCAGATCTTTTAAGAGTATGTTTGCTTGCAACTTATGGTGGCATATGGTGTGATGCAAGTATATTTTTAAGCTCTAAAATTCCTAGTGAACTTTGCGATAAAGACTTTTTTACCTTTGAAAGATCAAAAATAAAACCTAGCAAAGAAAAATTGAAAAAATTTATTAAAAGTGGATATTTTTCTTATGGATATTTTAATTGGAATGATGATTTTAAGGTTAAAATGCTAAATAGTTTTATAATCTCAAAATCTCATCATAAAAATATCCAAGCTATGAAAGACATACTTATATACTATTGGTCAAATGAGAAAAATTCTAATAACTTTTATTATTTTACTTTTCAAATTATCTTTGAACTTTTAAAAGAACATGGCTTTATAAATGATACTTATAAAAACATGAGCGATATAGAATGTCATTTATTGCAATTTAGCGCCAAAGAAAAATTTAATTCAACTCTTTGGGAAGAAATTCAAAAACAAAGTTTTTTACACAAACTCACGCATTTTAAATCTATAAAAAAAGATTCAATGATAGATAAAATCATCTTGCAAAGTTGA
- a CDS encoding glycosyltransferase family 2 protein, translating into MDLKQISVIMIVKNAQKTLKACLESLQEFGEIVLIENDSNDDTLKIAYEFSKNYKNIKIYQHKFIGFGPLKNLAISYASNDWIFNIDADELARKEFLQELRKIEPNKEDIIALPRENLYNGEWIKACGWWPDYVMRVFNKTHTSFNENLVHESLILHEDSKKIKLQNGLRHFAFEDIDSLLDKLQKYSKLWALQNLHKESSVCKALLRGIWTFFRNYVLKKGIFYGYKGFIISTCNGLGAFFKYMKLYELKKQKPKTCALIITTYNQKERLALVLDSVKNLEPLPDEVLIADDGSREDTVKLIQAYQKDFPCKLEHIWQEDEGFRAAASRNKAINASNSEYIILIDGDMILEKNFIGDHLKFASLKTILQGSRAILNEKESKELLSKNDFSLAFNKKGFKNQRNIFLAKCVYKFSKLTKKFFKKSQLVKGSKTCNMSFYKSDFEAIEGFNEKFIGWGREDSEFVARFLFNNGVFKRLKFNALAYHIYHEENSKNMLEINHQIYLETIKNEKTTWR; encoded by the coding sequence ATGGATTTAAAGCAAATTAGTGTGATAATGATTGTTAAAAATGCTCAAAAAACTTTAAAGGCTTGTTTGGAGTCTTTGCAAGAATTTGGTGAGATAGTTTTAATAGAAAATGATAGCAATGATGATACTTTAAAAATTGCTTATGAGTTTAGTAAAAACTATAAAAATATCAAGATTTATCAACATAAATTTATAGGTTTTGGACCTTTGAAAAATTTAGCCATAAGTTATGCTAGTAATGATTGGATTTTTAATATTGACGCAGATGAGCTTGCTAGGAAAGAATTTTTACAAGAGCTAAGGAAAATCGAGCCTAATAAAGAAGATATCATAGCTTTGCCAAGAGAAAATTTATACAATGGAGAGTGGATTAAAGCTTGTGGGTGGTGGCCTGATTATGTAATGCGGGTGTTTAATAAAACCCATACAAGTTTTAATGAAAATTTGGTGCATGAGAGTTTGATTTTACATGAAGATAGCAAAAAGATTAAGTTGCAAAATGGTTTGAGGCATTTTGCTTTTGAGGATATCGATAGTTTGTTAGATAAGCTTCAAAAATACTCTAAGCTTTGGGCTTTGCAAAATTTACACAAAGAAAGTAGTGTTTGCAAGGCATTGCTAAGAGGAATTTGGACTTTTTTTAGAAATTATGTTTTGAAAAAAGGGATTTTTTATGGTTATAAAGGCTTTATTATAAGTACTTGCAATGGACTTGGAGCTTTTTTTAAATATATGAAATTATATGAACTTAAAAAGCAAAAGCCAAAAACTTGTGCTTTAATCATCACAACCTATAATCAAAAAGAAAGGCTTGCTTTAGTGCTTGATAGCGTTAAAAACTTAGAACCTTTACCAGATGAGGTTTTAATAGCTGATGATGGAAGTAGGGAAGATACAGTTAAGCTTATACAAGCTTATCAAAAAGATTTTCCTTGTAAGTTGGAGCATATTTGGCAAGAAGATGAGGGATTTCGTGCTGCGGCAAGTCGCAATAAGGCAATTAATGCTTCTAATAGCGAATATATTATCTTAATTGATGGGGATATGATTTTAGAGAAAAACTTCATCGGTGATCACTTAAAATTTGCTAGTTTAAAGACTATTTTACAAGGCTCAAGAGCTATTTTAAATGAAAAAGAAAGCAAAGAACTTTTAAGCAAAAATGATTTTAGTTTGGCATTTAACAAAAAGGGTTTTAAAAATCAAAGAAATATTTTTTTAGCTAAATGTGTATATAAATTTTCAAAGTTAACTAAGAAATTTTTTAAAAAATCACAACTTGTTAAAGGTAGTAAAACTTGCAATATGAGTTTTTATAAAAGTGATTTTGAAGCCATTGAGGGATTTAATGAAAAATTTATAGGCTGGGGTAGGGAAGATAGCGAGTTTGTAGCTAGGTTTTTATTTAATAATGGAGTGTTTAAAAGACTTAAATTTAATGCCCTAGCTTATCATATTTACCATGAAGAAAATAGCAAAAATATGCTTGAAATCAATCATCAAATTTATCTTGAAACTATAAAAAATGAAAAAACAACTTGGAGATAA
- a CDS encoding lipid A biosynthesis lauroyl acyltransferase, with protein MINYVYLSLFYMLKVLVKILPSKLLSSFVNLVALITYKLNHKHRKIIDTNLKICFPEKDQKWRDETSLNIYKNFAKFGIDFIKNQNASKEEIINKICFDDEEQILNIMQSKRPLIVTTAHYGNWELLALSFGAKFQGISIVGRALDSVIMDKILSKNRTQFNIELIEKKGGLKKMLKALKEGRSLGILTDQDAVDGESVKIQYFNQEVNFIAGASVLAKKTNAMILPCFVYQKDGKFFVKTFKALDASKASVEELTKYQAKCCEEMIKIKPDEYFFFHKRFKRYNHELYL; from the coding sequence ATGATAAATTATGTATATCTAAGCCTTTTTTACATGTTAAAAGTTCTTGTGAAGATTTTACCTTCAAAACTTTTAAGCTCTTTTGTAAATTTGGTTGCTTTAATCACTTATAAGTTAAATCATAAGCACCGTAAAATCATTGACACAAACTTAAAAATTTGCTTTCCTGAAAAAGATCAAAAATGGCGCGATGAAACTAGTCTTAATATTTATAAAAATTTTGCTAAATTTGGGATTGATTTTATCAAAAATCAAAATGCAAGCAAAGAAGAAATCATCAATAAAATTTGCTTTGATGATGAGGAGCAAATTTTAAATATAATGCAAAGTAAAAGACCCTTGATCGTAACTACGGCTCATTATGGTAACTGGGAACTTTTGGCTTTATCTTTTGGAGCTAAATTTCAAGGAATTTCCATAGTTGGAAGAGCGCTTGATAGTGTGATAATGGATAAAATTTTAAGTAAAAATCGCACGCAGTTTAACATAGAACTTATAGAAAAAAAAGGCGGGCTTAAAAAAATGCTAAAAGCCTTAAAAGAAGGTAGATCACTTGGAATTTTAACCGATCAAGATGCGGTAGATGGTGAAAGTGTAAAAATACAATATTTTAACCAAGAAGTAAATTTTATAGCAGGTGCAAGTGTGCTTGCTAAAAAAACAAATGCTATGATTTTACCTTGTTTTGTGTATCAAAAAGATGGGAAATTTTTTGTAAAAACTTTTAAGGCTTTAGACGCAAGTAAAGCAAGTGTAGAAGAGCTTACTAAGTATCAAGCAAAGTGTTGTGAAGAGATGATTAAAATTAAACCTGATGAGTATTTTTTCTTTCATAAGAGATTTAAAAGATACAATCATGAGTTGTATTTATAG
- the waaC gene encoding lipopolysaccharide heptosyltransferase I, translated as MKIGLVKLSALGDIIHAVIVLQFIKKHYPKASIDWFADARFAGLLQDHPMINEVYALPLKDRKFKEVFAMLFEARQNKYDVVIDLQGLIKSALVSKFLCANTFGFDQESIKEGFASNFYTHKFACNYEENIIVRNLSLVAYVLNEHFDHSDIELKQSCFSVDDELKESLEQRLSLSESAPNILIHVGSSMPNKIYPKERLILLCRMLLEYFTSAKIMLGWGNVNEFNFAKDIVLNLKHLKIELAPKLSLSELCALTKASDLIIGNDSGPTHLAFALNKPSITIFGATPSQRNAYETNINKTINAGKKILHSKHIDKSDFCIQNIDEKDIFKLACELLEK; from the coding sequence ATGAAAATAGGTTTGGTTAAGTTATCCGCACTTGGAGATATCATCCATGCGGTAATTGTTTTGCAATTTATTAAAAAGCATTATCCTAAGGCGAGTATTGATTGGTTTGCAGATGCAAGATTTGCAGGATTATTGCAAGATCATCCAATGATCAATGAGGTATATGCCCTGCCTTTAAAAGATAGAAAATTCAAAGAAGTTTTTGCTATGCTTTTTGAAGCTAGGCAAAATAAATATGATGTTGTGATTGACTTGCAAGGTTTGATTAAATCTGCTTTAGTAAGTAAATTTTTATGTGCTAATACTTTTGGTTTTGATCAAGAAAGTATCAAAGAGGGTTTTGCGAGTAATTTTTATACGCATAAATTTGCGTGTAATTATGAAGAAAATATTATCGTGCGTAATCTTTCTTTGGTAGCTTATGTGTTAAATGAACATTTTGATCATAGTGACATAGAGTTAAAACAAAGTTGTTTTAGCGTAGATGATGAGTTAAAAGAAAGCTTAGAACAAAGACTTTCTTTAAGTGAAAGTGCGCCAAATATACTCATACATGTAGGCTCATCTATGCCTAATAAAATTTACCCAAAAGAGCGTTTGATACTACTTTGTAGAATGCTTTTGGAGTATTTTACTAGTGCAAAAATCATGCTTGGTTGGGGCAATGTTAATGAGTTTAATTTTGCTAAAGATATAGTTTTAAATTTAAAGCATTTGAAAATAGAACTTGCGCCAAAATTAAGCTTAAGTGAGCTTTGTGCTTTAACTAAGGCAAGCGATTTGATTATCGGAAATGATAGTGGGCCCACTCATTTAGCCTTTGCACTAAACAAGCCTTCTATAACGATTTTTGGTGCTACTCCTAGTCAAAGAAATGCTTATGAAACAAATATCAATAAAACAATCAATGCAGGTAAAAAAATACTGCATTCAAAACATATAGATAAAAGTGATTTTTGCATACAAAATATCGATGAAAAAGATATTTTTAAACTAGCTTGTGAGCTTTTAGAAAAATGA
- a CDS encoding 3'-5' exonuclease, whose product MQEYICVFDCESIPDVELIKHLYGFNGDDLSISKQALERQKEESGSEFLPLPFHKVVSICAVIADQFGNFIKVNKIKGDNEKQMLEEFFNFIDKHQPRLVSFNGKSYDMPLLVIRALKYNINASAYLDASDKWNNYKSKFVENKHCDLLESLGSFGQKGLRLDTLCAMAGLPGKYDVHGNEVLELFYQNKLEKIHEYCESDVLNTYMLFLKYELIKANLTQEDYLNILENFKEELLQKHSDKSYQKPFLEAIEKEKSKF is encoded by the coding sequence ATGCAAGAATATATTTGCGTTTTTGATTGTGAGAGCATTCCTGATGTAGAATTGATAAAACATCTTTATGGCTTTAATGGCGATGATTTAAGCATTAGCAAGCAAGCTTTAGAAAGACAAAAAGAAGAAAGCGGAAGTGAATTTTTACCCCTGCCTTTTCATAAAGTTGTAAGCATTTGCGCAGTGATTGCAGATCAATTTGGAAATTTCATCAAAGTCAATAAAATCAAAGGCGACAACGAAAAACAAATGCTAGAAGAATTTTTTAACTTCATAGACAAGCACCAACCCCGCCTTGTAAGTTTTAATGGCAAAAGCTATGACATGCCTTTGCTTGTTATAAGAGCATTAAAATACAATATCAACGCAAGTGCTTATTTAGATGCAAGCGATAAATGGAATAATTATAAAAGTAAATTTGTAGAAAATAAACATTGTGATTTATTAGAATCTTTAGGAAGTTTTGGCCAAAAAGGCTTAAGACTTGACACACTTTGTGCTATGGCAGGACTTCCTGGAAAGTATGATGTACATGGAAATGAAGTATTAGAACTTTTTTATCAAAACAAATTAGAAAAAATTCACGAGTATTGCGAGAGTGATGTATTAAACACCTATATGTTATTTTTAAAATACGAACTCATCAAAGCTAATTTAACCCAAGAAGATTATCTTAATATTTTAGAAAATTTCAAAGAAGAGCTTTTGCAAAAACATAGTGATAAAAGCTATCAAAAGCCATTTTTAGAAGCCATAGAAAAAGAAAAGAGCAAGTTTTAA
- the galE gene encoding UDP-glucose 4-epimerase GalE has product MKILITGGAGYIGSHTLKQFLETNHEICVLDNLSKGSKKSLDELSKIRPFKFFEQDLSDYAGIKKLFKEEKFDAIVHFAASIEVPESMENPLKYYMNNTANTSNLIQTCLETGVKKFIFSSTAATYGEPQTPIVDEQSPLAPINPYGQSKLMSEKVLQDANMANPEFKYCILRYFNVAGACMSYPIGQRYPKATLLIKVAAEVATGKREKLYIFGDDYNTKDGTCIRDFIHVDDISSAHLAALEYLENNESNIFNVGYGHGFSVKEVIETMKKVSGVDFTVELAPKRAGDPSVLISNADKIKTLTNWKPKYDDLELICKSAYEWEKQC; this is encoded by the coding sequence ATGAAAATTTTAATCACCGGTGGCGCAGGATACATAGGCTCTCATACTTTAAAACAGTTTTTAGAAACAAATCATGAAATTTGTGTATTAGATAATCTTTCAAAAGGTAGTAAAAAAAGCTTAGATGAACTTTCTAAAATCAGACCTTTTAAATTTTTTGAGCAAGATTTAAGCGATTATGCTGGGATTAAAAAACTTTTTAAAGAAGAAAAATTTGATGCAATTGTGCATTTTGCAGCAAGCATTGAAGTTCCTGAAAGCATGGAAAATCCTTTAAAATACTATATGAACAACACTGCAAACACAAGTAATCTAATCCAAACTTGTCTAGAAACAGGTGTGAAAAAATTCATTTTTTCTTCAACCGCAGCGACTTATGGAGAGCCACAAACTCCTATCGTAGATGAACAAAGCCCATTAGCACCGATCAATCCTTATGGACAAAGCAAACTTATGAGCGAAAAAGTCCTACAAGATGCTAATATGGCAAATCCTGAATTTAAATACTGCATTTTAAGATACTTCAACGTAGCGGGTGCTTGCATGAGTTATCCTATAGGTCAACGCTATCCAAAAGCTACTTTGCTTATCAAGGTTGCTGCTGAAGTAGCCACAGGAAAAAGAGAAAAACTTTATATTTTTGGCGATGATTATAATACCAAAGATGGTACTTGTATTAGAGATTTTATCCATGTTGATGATATTTCAAGCGCACATTTAGCTGCTTTAGAATACTTAGAAAACAACGAAAGCAACATCTTCAACGTAGGATATGGACACGGTTTTAGCGTAAAAGAAGTGATCGAAACCATGAAAAAAGTAAGCGGGGTAGATTTTACAGTAGAACTTGCACCAAAAAGAGCCGGAGATCCTTCTGTGCTTATTTCAAATGCGGATAAAATCAAAACTCTAACTAACTGGAAACCAAAATATGATGATTTAGAACTAATCTGCAAAAGTGCTTATGAGTGGGAAAAACAGTGTTAA
- the pglK gene encoding BC-type lipopolysaccharide transporter PglK, translating into MLKKLFFILNAHDKRFLFALLIFSIFIGFIESFAISLIMPFVSVASNFELLEKSSYFQPIYEYFNLPSYKIVAYFGCILIAFYIFRAFLNAFYFHLLARFSKGRYHSLACRIFDKYLHLEYENFTNKNQSELLKTITQEVFHLSTLISAFLLMLSESFVVFLLYALLLIINYKITLALSAFLLLNAFILIKILSPLVKKASIAREEAMKNYFEILNANLNNLKIIKLKTKEQSTQKLYEIQSGLFAKANISNESMASIPRIYLEGIGFCMLCFIVVYLVLRYESDISSILATITIFVVALYRLMPSANRIITSYNEITYYKNSLDIIYNMLNEKEEKLGDESIEFKEKITLKNLFFAYKGKKNLFKNLNFELKKNEKIAFIGKSGSGKSTLVDLIIGLLKPSDGAILVDGVKLDENNIKSFRSKIGYIPQQIYLFNDSIAKNISFGEEINEALLHKVIKQANLESFVNSLEEGIHTKVGDSGSFLSGGQRQRIAIARALYQQPEILVLDEATSALDQESEAKIMEEIYKISKDKTLIIIAHRLSTIQGCDRVFEVNHGYLKEKI; encoded by the coding sequence GTGTTAAAAAAACTTTTTTTTATACTCAATGCTCACGATAAAAGATTTTTATTTGCTTTGCTAATTTTTTCTATTTTTATAGGATTTATAGAAAGCTTTGCTATTTCTTTGATCATGCCTTTTGTATCAGTAGCAAGTAATTTTGAGCTTTTAGAAAAAAGCTCTTATTTTCAACCTATATATGAGTATTTTAATTTACCAAGTTACAAGATCGTTGCTTATTTTGGCTGTATATTAATTGCCTTTTATATTTTTAGAGCCTTTTTAAATGCTTTTTATTTTCATTTACTAGCACGCTTTTCTAAAGGGCGTTATCACAGCCTTGCTTGTCGTATTTTTGACAAATATCTACATCTTGAATATGAAAATTTCACCAATAAAAACCAGTCAGAACTTTTAAAAACCATTACTCAAGAAGTTTTTCACTTAAGTACTTTAATTAGTGCTTTTTTGCTTATGTTAAGCGAAAGTTTTGTGGTGTTTTTACTTTATGCTTTATTGTTAATTATCAACTATAAAATCACCCTAGCTTTAAGTGCTTTTTTACTTTTAAATGCTTTTATTTTGATCAAAATCCTCTCGCCCTTAGTAAAAAAAGCTTCCATAGCTAGAGAAGAAGCGATGAAAAATTATTTTGAAATTTTAAATGCAAATTTAAACAATCTTAAAATCATCAAACTCAAAACCAAAGAACAAAGCACGCAAAAACTTTATGAAATTCAAAGTGGACTCTTTGCCAAAGCAAACATTAGCAACGAAAGCATGGCAAGCATACCTAGAATTTACCTTGAAGGTATAGGTTTTTGTATGCTTTGTTTTATTGTGGTGTATTTGGTTTTAAGATATGAAAGTGATATTTCCTCTATCTTAGCAACCATTACTATTTTTGTAGTGGCTCTTTATAGACTTATGCCAAGTGCTAATCGCATCATCACAAGTTATAATGAAATCACATATTATAAAAACTCTTTAGATATTATTTATAATATGCTTAATGAAAAAGAAGAAAAGTTAGGCGATGAAAGTATCGAATTTAAAGAAAAAATCACTTTAAAAAATCTTTTCTTTGCCTATAAGGGTAAGAAAAATTTATTTAAAAATTTAAATTTTGAGCTAAAGAAAAATGAAAAAATCGCTTTTATAGGCAAAAGCGGTAGTGGTAAAAGTACTTTAGTTGATCTTATCATAGGACTTTTAAAACCAAGTGATGGAGCTATTTTAGTAGATGGGGTAAAACTCGATGAAAATAACATCAAAAGTTTTAGAAGTAAAATTGGCTACATACCTCAACAAATTTATCTTTTTAATGATTCTATTGCAAAAAACATTAGCTTTGGAGAAGAAATCAATGAAGCGCTTTTACACAAGGTGATCAAACAAGCTAATCTTGAAAGCTTTGTGAATTCGCTTGAAGAGGGAATACATACAAAAGTGGGTGATTCGGGTTCTTTTTTAAGCGGGGGTCAAAGACAAAGAATAGCCATAGCAAGAGCACTTTACCAACAACCTGAAATTTTAGTTCTGGATGAAGCAACTAGCGCACTTGATCAAGAAAGTGAAGCAAAAATCATGGAAGAAATTTATAAAATTTCAAAAGACAAAACCCTTATCATCATAGCTCATAGACTTTCAACTATACAAGGTTGTGATAGAGTATTTGAAGTAAATCATGGGTATTTAAAGGAAAAAATATGA